The Oceanicaulis sp. nucleotide sequence CGAGCTACGGATCAGGCCGAGAACAACAGGCCCTTGGCCAGTGCGGCCGCGACCCCGCCTGCAAGCACGGTCGCCGCTTCCCAGCTGGTGACGCCGCCGTCCAGCGCCGGCAGGCTTGCGAAGAGCACCGCCATGCCGACCGATACGGCCAGTCCGAGCCGGAGTGAACGGAAAACGGTTTGCGTGCGGTGTGCGGACATCGTCATCACTCGGTCTGGTCGGCAGCCTGGGTCACTGCGGCTCTGTTTCAGGGCGGCGGCTGCACGAAAGCGCGCCAGCCAAAGTCCTTGTTCGGAACGTAGGCAGCCCGAATATTCGCGTCAAGATTACACCGGCGGCGTTAACTACGCGTATGCGGGAATGTTATATCGGGGCGGGCCAAAAAAATCCCGCTTGCATTCTGCGTGAATTCGCCATCATAGCGCTTGGAGCGTCGCACTCCGCGCCGTCCGGGCCGCAAGGGCCCCGGCGCCGCGTCTTTCACCTGCGTCGACGCGCAGGCCTGGCGTTTCATCATGCTGCTCATCGACACCTATGTGGGTCCGAGCGCGATCGAGGGTGTCGGCGTTTTCGCCGCCGAACCGATCGCTGCGGGCCAGCTCATCTACCGCTTCGAACCGGGCTTCGACCGGCTGATCTCCCCGGCCGAGCTCGCGGCCATGCCCGAGCCGATCCGGCGTTTCGTGGACCGGTACACCTATCCGCACCCGGCCGATCATTCCCTGCTGGTGCTGGATGCGGACAACGGACGGCACATGAACCACTCGCTCGACCCCAACACCGATTTCTCCGACGCGGTGTACGGCCGGGCGATCAAGGACATCGCGCCGGGCGAGGAGATCACCTGCAATTACGCCGAGTTCGAACCGAACTTCGTGATGCTGGACTCCATGGTGGACGCCTATTCCCGTCCGCCCGCGGCCTACACGAACGGCGTGTTCGCGGCGGAATAGATTTCTGGCCGGACGGGCGGGACGGGGTTAGTTTTACGGGCCATGAAAACCCGTGTCCTGTCCTGCCCTTCGGGCTTCGACCACCATCCCCCGCAAGGTCATCCCGAGCATGCCGGCCGGCTCGAGGCCGTGCTCGCCGGCGCGCGGTCGGCCGGGGTGGAGATTGTCGCGCATGACGCGCCGGCGGCGCGCGACGCGCTGGAGCGGGTGCACGCGCCCGCTCATGTCGACCGGGTCTTCGCCGCTTCGCCCGAGGCCGGCTCCGCGGCGCTGGACGCGGACACCTTCATGAGTCCCGGCTCGCTGCGCGCCGCGCTGGATGCGGCAGGCGCCGGGATCGCGGCGGTCGATCAGGTGCTGGGCGGTGAGGCCGAAGCGGTGTTCGTCGCCGCCCGGCCGCCGGGCCATCACGCCGAGCCGGACCGGGCGATGGGTTTCTGCCTGTTCAATTCGATCGCGATCGCGGCGGCCCATGCGCTGGCATCGGGTCTGGAGCGCGTCGCGGTGATCGACATTGACGTGCATCACGGCAACGGCACGCAGGCCTGGGCCGAATCCGAGCCGCGCTGTTTTTTCGCCTCGATCCACCAGGGCTGGATCTATCCCGGCACCGGCGCGGCGCACGAGACGGGCCGTCACGGCAATATCGTCAACGCGCCGATGGATGCGGGAACGACAGGCGAGGTCTGGCGCAAGGCGGTGCGCGACCGGATCATCGAGCGGCTCGACGCGTTCGCGCCGCAACTGGTTCTGGTGTCGGCCGGATTTGACGCGCACGCCGCCGATCCGCTGGCCGGTCTGGCGCTCGAAGACACAGATTACGCCTGGGCGGGCGAGGCGCTGGCCGCGGCGGCCAAGCGGTACAGCGCATCCAAGCTTGTGTGCATGCTCGAGGGCGGATACGACTGCCCCGCGCTCGAGCGCGCCTCTGCGGCGTTTCTCTCGGCGCTGGACGCGGCCTGACGGGGCGGCCTGCGGTCCTTATCGGCTTTCATCCCGTCCGGGCGATTCTCCAGAAGATCCGATGAAAGACGCCGAACCTCCCCTCGCGCCAGGTCAGATCGTGATCGCCCGCCACGGCGAACCCGACGCCGATCGCTTCGAGCGCATGGACTGGCGCGGCTATGAGCGCTGGTGGGCCGCCTATGACGAGGCGGGTCTGAAGCCCGGCCAGACCGCGCCCGAAGCGCTGATCGCGGAGACCCGGCTGGCGCGCTCGATCTACGCCTCGACCCTGCCCAGAGCCATCGAGACCGCGCGCGCCTGCTGCGAGGGCCGCGACATCGCGCTTGATTCGACGTTCGTGGAGGCGCCGCTGCCGCCGCCGAAGCTGCCCGGCCGCTACACCGCGCGGACCTGGGGGGTGTATGCGCGCTGCTCGTGGTGGCTTGGCCATGCGCGCGGACGCGAGACGCGCGGGCAGGCCGAGCGCCGCGCGGCGACGGCGAGCGAGATGCTGATCGAGGCGGCCAGAAACGGCCCGGTCGTGCTGTTCGCGCACGGCTGGTTCAACCGGATGATCCGGCCCCAGCTCAGGAAACGGGGCTGGGCCTGCGTGCGCGACGGCGGGGACTGGTACTGGTCCTGGCGGCGCTACGAACTCAAAAACGTCTCCCGCCGCAGCCGCGGCGGTTGATCGCGCGGCGGGTTGAGGCTTCTCTGTCGCAGAGTGTCGAAGGAGTTTCCCCGCCCATGGCCGACGCCCCCAGGGACATCGCGCAGATGAGCTTCGAGGCCGCCCTGGCCGAGCTCGAAGGAATCGTCGCCCAGCTCGAACGCGGCGAGGTCGAACTTGAAAAGTCGATCGCCATGTACGAGCGCGGCGCGGCGCTGAAAGCCCATTGCGAGGCGCGCCTGAAGGAAGCCCAGCTCAAGGTCGACAAGATCGTCGTCGGCTCGGGCGGCGAGGTCGGCGCAGAACCGGCCGATCTCGGCTGATGACCGAGTTTCAGACCGCGCTCGCCGAGACCGCCGACCGCATCACGGTCGCGCTGGACGCGCTCATCCCCCGTCCCGACGGGCCGGAAAAGCGGCTCATCTCGGCGATGCGCTACGCCGCGCTGGGACCGGGCAAGCGGCTGCGGCCCTTCATCACCATCGAATGCGGGCGCCTCGCCGGGGCTGACGAGCGCGCTCTTTTGCGCGCGGCCTGCGCGGTGGAGTGCATCCACGCCTACTCGCTGATCCATGACGACCTGCCGGCGATGGACGACGACGATCTGAGGCGCGGGCGCGACACCGTGCACATCGCCTATGACGAGGCGACCGCCATTCTCGCCGGAGACGCGCTGCAAACCGTGGCCTTCGAGATCCTCGCCGATCCGGAGACCTGCGCGAACCCGTCCGCCCGCTGTGATCTCGTCCTCAGGCTCGCCCGCGCCTCGGGCGCGCGCGGCATGGCGGGCGGTCAGATGATCGACATCGCCATCGAGGCGGGCGAGGAGACCGACATTGCGGTCGTCACCCGCTGCCAGCGCATGAAGACCGGCGCGCTCATCGGCTTCTGCGCCGAAGCCGGCGCCATCGTGGCCGAGAGCGGCAAGGACGTGCGCACCGCGCTCGAGGGTTTCGCGCACGATCTGGGCCTGTGCTACCAGATCGTCGACGATCTTCTGGACGTCGAGGGCGACGAGACCCTGACCGGCAAGCGCACCCGCAAGGACGCCGCCCAGGGCAAGGCGACCTTCGTCAGTATTCTGGGGCTCGAGGGCGCGCGCGACCGCGCCGCGCGGCTGGCCGATCAGGCCAAGGACCATCTCGATCTGTTCGGCGCTGATGCGGACCGCTTGCGCGAAATGGTCGATTACGTCTTGGATCGTCAGTCCTGAGCTTTAACATGGCCGGTATTCCGGTCACCGCAAAGGAGCGGCCATGCCCGACACGCCCCATCTTGACCAGATCCGGCTGCCCGCCGACCTCAAGAACCGCGATCTGCGCTTTCTGAAGGCCGCCGCGGACGAATTGCGCGCCGAGGTGATCGACGCGGTCTCGGTGACGGGCGGGCATCTGGGCGCGGGGCTGGGCGTGGTCGAGCTGACCGTAGCGCTGCACCACGTGTTCGACACGCCGCGCGACATCCTGATCTGGGATGTCGGCCATCAATGCTATCCGCACAAGATCGTCACCGGCCGCCGCGACCGCATCCGCACGCTGCGCCAGGGCGGGGGCCTGTCGGGCTTCACCAAGCGCAAGGAGAGCGAGTACGACCCGTTCGGGGCCGCGCACGCCTCCACCTCGATCTCCGCGGCGCTGGGTTTCGCGGTGGCGCGCGACCTCAAGAACGAGCCCGACCGCAAGGTGATTGCGGTGATCGGCGACGGCTCGATGAGCGCGGGCATGGCCTATGAGGCGATGAACAACGCCGGCGCGCTCGACAAGAACGTCATCGTCATCCTCAACGACAACGACATGTCCATCGCCCCGCCCGTGGGCGCGATGAGCCATTATTTCGCCCGTCAGGTCAGCTCCAGGAGCTACACCGAGCTTCGAAAGCTCGGCAAAGGCGTGGCCAAGGTGCTCGGCGTTCAGGAGCAGGCGCGCAAGGCCGAGGAGTATCTGCGCGGCATGGCGGTGGGCGGTACGCTCTTCGAAGAGCTGGGCTTCCGCTATATCGGTCCGATCGACGGGCACGACCTCGATAATCTCGTCCCCGTCCTGCGCAATGTGCGCGACGCGGCCGACGGCCCGGTGCTGATCCATGTCTGCACCCAGAAGGGCAAAGGCTACGCCCCCGCCGAGGCGGCGAGCGACAAGTATCACGGCGTCTCCAAGTTCGACGTCGTCACCGGCGAGCAGCAGAAAAAAGCCGCCGGCGGTCCGAGCTACACCTCGGTCTTCGCCAAGGCGCTGATCGGGCTCGCCGAGAAAGACGAGAAGATCTGCGCGGTGACCGCCGCCATGCCCGGCGGCACGGGCGTGGACAAGTTCATGGCGCGCTTCCCTGACCGCGCCTGGGATGTCGGCATCGCCGAACAGCACGCGGTGACCTTCGCCGCCGGCCTCGCCGCGGAAGGGCTCAAACCCTTCGCCGCGATCTACTCCACCTTCCTTCAGCGCGGCTACGACCAGGTCGTCCACGACGTGGCGATCCAGTCTCTGCCGGTGCGTTTCGCCATCGACCGGGCCGGGCTGGTCGGCGCGGACGGGCAGACCCATGCCGGCGCGTTCGATGTCGGTTATCTGGGCTCGCTGCCGGGCATGGTCCTGATGGCCGCCGCCGACGAGGCGGAGCTGGCCCGCATGGTCGCAACGGCCGCGGAGATCGACGACCGGCCCAGCGCCTTCCGCTATCCGCGCGGCGAGGGGATGGGCGTTGAGATCCCCGAAAACCCCGAGCCGCTCGAAATCGGCAAGGGCCGTATCGTGTCCGAGGGCTCGACGGTGGCGATCCTGAATTTCGGCGCGCGCCTGTCCGAAGTGCTCAAGAGCGCCGAGGAACTTGCGGGCTTCGGGCTGACGCCGACCATCGCGGACGCGCGCTTCGCCAAGCCGCTGGACGAGGATCTGGTGCTGCGGCTCGCCCGCGAGCACGAAGTGCTGATCACCATCGAGGAAGGCGCGCGCGGCGGCTTCGGCGCCTTCGTGCTGCACCTGCTGGCCGAGAAGGGCGCACTGGATGCGGGGCTGAAAATCCGCACCATGACCCTGCCCGACATTTTCCAGGACCAGGACAGCCCCTTCCAGATGTACGAAGCGGCGGGTCTGAACGCCAAGCACGTCACCGCGAAGGTGCTCGACGCGCTGGGCCGGGAGGCCGAAGCGGCCAAAGCGCTGGCCTGACACAAAACTTTCACGATCTGAACGAAGCCCGCCGGAGTGATCCCGGCGGGCTTTCGTGCGTTAGTTCATACGAATACAGCGCATTTGCGCCGCGGCGGGGCGGCCGGAAACGAAGCCCGCCTCACAACTGAACGACACACTCACCAACCCGGACCGAGTTGGTTATACGATTAATACGAGTGTGGGGAATCACGAGTGAATCTGCAGCAGCTTGAATATATCGACGCCGTCTCCCGCCACCGCAGCCTGCGCGCTGCGGCGGAGTCGCTCGGCGTGACGCCGCAGGCGCTTTCGCGTGCGATCGGCGCGCTGGAGCGCGAGCTCGGTGGCGAGGTGTTCGAACGCGCGGCGGGCGGCGTGGCGTTCACCGCCTTCGGCCGCGCGGTGCATGAACGCGCCGTGCGTGCGCTGCGCCTGCGCGATCAGATCGTGCAGGCCGTCTCCCATGAGGAGCGCCGGTCGATCCGCATCGGCATCGGATATTT carries:
- a CDS encoding SET domain-containing protein, with amino-acid sequence MLLIDTYVGPSAIEGVGVFAAEPIAAGQLIYRFEPGFDRLISPAELAAMPEPIRRFVDRYTYPHPADHSLLVLDADNGRHMNHSLDPNTDFSDAVYGRAIKDIAPGEEITCNYAEFEPNFVMLDSMVDAYSRPPAAYTNGVFAAE
- a CDS encoding histone deacetylase family protein; amino-acid sequence: MKTRVLSCPSGFDHHPPQGHPEHAGRLEAVLAGARSAGVEIVAHDAPAARDALERVHAPAHVDRVFAASPEAGSAALDADTFMSPGSLRAALDAAGAGIAAVDQVLGGEAEAVFVAARPPGHHAEPDRAMGFCLFNSIAIAAAHALASGLERVAVIDIDVHHGNGTQAWAESEPRCFFASIHQGWIYPGTGAAHETGRHGNIVNAPMDAGTTGEVWRKAVRDRIIERLDAFAPQLVLVSAGFDAHAADPLAGLALEDTDYAWAGEALAAAAKRYSASKLVCMLEGGYDCPALERASAAFLSALDAA
- the dxs gene encoding 1-deoxy-D-xylulose-5-phosphate synthase encodes the protein MPDTPHLDQIRLPADLKNRDLRFLKAAADELRAEVIDAVSVTGGHLGAGLGVVELTVALHHVFDTPRDILIWDVGHQCYPHKIVTGRRDRIRTLRQGGGLSGFTKRKESEYDPFGAAHASTSISAALGFAVARDLKNEPDRKVIAVIGDGSMSAGMAYEAMNNAGALDKNVIVILNDNDMSIAPPVGAMSHYFARQVSSRSYTELRKLGKGVAKVLGVQEQARKAEEYLRGMAVGGTLFEELGFRYIGPIDGHDLDNLVPVLRNVRDAADGPVLIHVCTQKGKGYAPAEAASDKYHGVSKFDVVTGEQQKKAAGGPSYTSVFAKALIGLAEKDEKICAVTAAMPGGTGVDKFMARFPDRAWDVGIAEQHAVTFAAGLAAEGLKPFAAIYSTFLQRGYDQVVHDVAIQSLPVRFAIDRAGLVGADGQTHAGAFDVGYLGSLPGMVLMAAADEAELARMVATAAEIDDRPSAFRYPRGEGMGVEIPENPEPLEIGKGRIVSEGSTVAILNFGARLSEVLKSAEELAGFGLTPTIADARFAKPLDEDLVLRLAREHEVLITIEEGARGGFGAFVLHLLAEKGALDAGLKIRTMTLPDIFQDQDSPFQMYEAAGLNAKHVTAKVLDALGREAEAAKALA
- a CDS encoding exodeoxyribonuclease VII small subunit, with the protein product MADAPRDIAQMSFEAALAELEGIVAQLERGEVELEKSIAMYERGAALKAHCEARLKEAQLKVDKIVVGSGGEVGAEPADLG
- a CDS encoding histidine phosphatase family protein, which encodes MKDAEPPLAPGQIVIARHGEPDADRFERMDWRGYERWWAAYDEAGLKPGQTAPEALIAETRLARSIYASTLPRAIETARACCEGRDIALDSTFVEAPLPPPKLPGRYTARTWGVYARCSWWLGHARGRETRGQAERRAATASEMLIEAARNGPVVLFAHGWFNRMIRPQLRKRGWACVRDGGDWYWSWRRYELKNVSRRSRGG
- a CDS encoding polyprenyl synthetase family protein, giving the protein MTEFQTALAETADRITVALDALIPRPDGPEKRLISAMRYAALGPGKRLRPFITIECGRLAGADERALLRAACAVECIHAYSLIHDDLPAMDDDDLRRGRDTVHIAYDEATAILAGDALQTVAFEILADPETCANPSARCDLVLRLARASGARGMAGGQMIDIAIEAGEETDIAVVTRCQRMKTGALIGFCAEAGAIVAESGKDVRTALEGFAHDLGLCYQIVDDLLDVEGDETLTGKRTRKDAAQGKATFVSILGLEGARDRAARLADQAKDHLDLFGADADRLREMVDYVLDRQS